From a single Raphanus sativus cultivar WK10039 chromosome 3, ASM80110v3, whole genome shotgun sequence genomic region:
- the LOC130510140 gene encoding uncharacterized protein LOC130510140, with protein MSKAGDTTFQIRYGGKFATDGGDVVYMGGETHILHTQAEALFRGLHDDSPISMSGQRIWYKLPYDTMKHLEILIYGAGSFARMCEASKWTKYIEIFMEHEDVNGDEEDEDVNDEEHNEEGEPVGQNGETEEDSIESGDREFEEDKRVEAAVGEISDGEDNENYKNTPPCSDGEEEENPRRYQGWKRGSGELHIRQVFDSVKDFKDAVFEYALKGGWNIQFTRWGNVKSEAICGVEVDEGETPCSWRIYCSYEASVSQWMVKTFQDVHTCFKDGRCKILSDSRIAKLFLNELREDPEMKPKAIQDQIQLRYDLNPSDDQCRNARKKGLNLIQAEYDEQFRRIKDYEVEIKR; from the exons ATGAG taaAGCAGGAGATACTACATTTCAGATTAGGTATGGTGGGAAGTTTGCGACTGATGGTGGAGATGTTGTCTACATGGGTGGCGAAACTCATATACTTCATACACAGGCTGAAGCTTTGTTTAGAGGTCTGCATGATGACAGCCCCATATCTATGTCGGGTCAGCGAATCTGGTACAAACTACCGTATGACACCATGAAGCATCTTGAAATCTTAATTTATGGCGCTGGGAGCTTTGCAAGGATGTGTGAAGCTTCCAAGTGGACTAagtatattgaaatttttatggAGCATGAAGATGTGAATGGTGATGAAGAGGATGAAGATGTGAATGATGAAGAACATAATGAAGAAGGAGAACCAGTGGGACAGAATGGCGAGACAGAAGAAGATAGTATTGAAAGTGGAGATCGTGAATTTGAAGAGGACAAACGCGTTGAAGCTGCTGTGGGAGAGATCTCTGATGGTGAAGATAATGAAAACTACAAAAACACACCTCCTTGTTCTGATGGCGAGGAAGAAGAAAATCCTAGGCGTTATCAAGGATGGAAGAGAGGCAGTGGAGAGTTACACATTAGGCAAGTGTTTGATAGTGTGAAAGACTTCAAGGATGCTGTATTTGAGTACGCATTAAAAGGAGGATGGAATATTCAGTTCACGAGATGGGGCAATGTAAAATCTGAGGCGATTTGTGGAGTAGAAGTAGATGAAGGCGAAACCCCATGTTCTTGGAGAATATACTGTTCGTATGAAGCATCTGTTTCCCAGTGGATGGTAAAAACGTTTCAAGATGTCCATACTTGCTTTAAAGATGGACGTTGCAAGATATTGTCGGATTCACGCATAGCTAAGTTGTTCTTAAATGAACTCAGGGAGGATCCAGAAATGAAACCAAAAGCAATCCAAGATCAGATTCAGTTGCGTTATGACTTGAATCCATCTGATGACCAATGTCGGAACGCGAGGAAGAAAGGTTTGAATCTCATTCAAGCTGAGTATGATGAACAATTCCGCAGGATTAAAGACTACGAAGTCGAAATTAAAAGGTGA
- the LOC108846140 gene encoding developmental protein SEPALLATA 1-like yields the protein MGRGRVELKRIENKINRQVTFAKRRNGLLKKAYELSVLCDAEVALIIFSNRGKLYEFCSSPNMIKTLERYQKCSYGYIEVNNKPAKQLENSYREYLKLKGRYEGLQRQQRNLLGEDLGPLNSKELEQIERQLDGSLKQVRSIKTQYMLDQLSDLQNKEQMLLETNRALAMKLDDMIGVRSHHMGGGGGGWEGNEHNASYVHHQAQSQGLFQPLECNPTLQMGYDNPVCSEQITATTQAQAQPGYIPDWML from the exons atgggaagGGGAAGAGTAGAGCTGAAGAGGATAGAGAACAAGATCAACCGACAAGTAACTTTTGCAAAGCGTAGGAATGGTTTGTTGAAGAAAGCTTATGAACTGTCTGTTCTTTGCGATGCTGAGGTTGctctcatcatcttctccaACCGTGGCAAGCTCTATGAGTTTTGCAGCTCCCCAAA CATGATCAAGACGTTGGAACGGTACCAGAAATGCAGTTACGGTTATATTGAAGTCAACAACAAACCTGCCAAACAACTTGAG AACAGCTACAGAGAGTATCTGAAGCTAAAGGGTAGATATGAGGGCCTTCAGCGTCAACAAAG AAATCTTCTTGGTGAGGATTTAGGACCTTTGAATTCAAAGGAATTAGAGCAGATTGAGCGTCAACTAGATGGCTCTCTCAAGCAAGTCCGCTCCATCAAG ACACAGTACATGCTTGACCAGCTCTCTGATCTTCAAAACAAAGAGCAAATGTTGCTTGAAACCAATAGAGCTTTGGCTATGAAG CTGGATGATATGATTGGTGTGAGAAGTCATCATAtgggtggaggaggaggaggatgggAAGGTAACGAACATAATGCTTCCTACGTGCATCATCAAGCTCAGTCTCAAGGACTATTCCAGCCTCTTGAATGCAATCCTACTCTGCAGATGGG GTATGACAATCCAGTATGCTCGGAGCAGATAACTGCAACAACACAAGCTCAGGCACAGCCAGGTTACATCCCAGACTGGATGCTCTGA
- the LOC108848061 gene encoding tRNA (guanine(26)-N(2))-dimethyltransferase 1, translating to MEIDLNDYTVIKEGEAEILMHKKNQVFFNKAQVNNRDMSIAVLRAYISKRKQEHEAMLSKRARSSGKAPEKDVSSQVSKEETLTENGEDNGKKSNGEHEETSQDGPKEAVKTTYESARRELKLPRVLEALSASGLRALRYAREVEGIGQVVALDNDPASVEACQRNIKFNGLMSTSKVESHLTDARVHMLTNPKEFDVVDLDPYGAPSIFLDSAVQSVADGGLLMCTATDMAVLCGANGEVCYSKYGSYPLKGKYCHEMALRILLASIESHANRYKRYIVPVLSVQMDFYVRVFVRVYTSASAMKNTPLKLSYVYQCIGCDSFHLQSVGRSLPKNNSVRYQAGVGPVVPQDCTHCGKKYNMGGPIWSAPMHDQEWVTSILNGVKSMKDKYPAYDKICSVLTTISEELLDVPLFLSLHSLSGTLKCTSPSAAMFRSAVMNAKYRVSGSHVNPLGIKTDAPMEIIWDIMRCWVKNHPVKAQSPEHPGSVILSKEPSLQADFSRHVGSLSKAQVKKVARFLPNPEKHWGPKIRAGRQITSKHVSLIGHEAVKDHLNGHKEAEGEEEKKEEDVTEDEPDLKRQKTGEDIASTS from the exons ATGGAGATAGATCTAAATGATTATACCGTTATCAAGGAAGGAGAAGCTGAGATTCTCATGCACAAGAAGAATCAAGTCTTCTTCAACAAAGCTCag GTGAACAACAGGGACATGTCTATTGCTGTCCTGAGGGCGTATATATCGAAGCGCAAGCAAGAGCATGAGGCCATGTTATCTAAAAGAGCTAGATCATCTGGTAAAGCCCCTGAGAAAGATGTTTCTTCTCAAGTTTCCAAGGAAGAGACTCTTACTGAAAACGGCGAGGATAATGGTAAAAAAAGCAATGGAGAACATGAAGAAACATCTCAGGATGGACCAAAGGAAGCTGTGAAGACCACATATGAATCTGCACGAAGGGAACTCAAGCTACCAAGAGTGCTTGAG GCACTGTCAGCTTCCGGGTTAAGGGCTTTGAGATATGCTCGTGAAGTTGAAGGAATTGGTCAAGTTGTGGCTTTAGATAATGACCCTg CATCGGTTGAGGCTTGCCAGAGAAACATAAAGTTCAACGGCTTGATGTCTACTTCAAAGGTGGAGTCGCATCTTACTGATGCGCGTGTCCATATGCTCACCAACCCTAAAGAGTTTGATGTG GTTGATCTTGATCCATATGGTGCGCCGTCTATCTTCCTAGATTCAGCTGTTCAATCAGTTGCAGATGGCGGGTTGCTGATGTGTACAGCAACTGATATGGCAGTGTTATGTGGTGCCAATGGCGAGGTTTGCTATTCCAA GTATGGTTCCTATCCACTTAAAGGGAAGTATTGTCACGAGATGGCTCTGCGGATCCTCCTCGCCAGCATCGAG AGCCATGCAAACCGCTACAAGCGGTATATTGTCCCTGTTCTATCAGTCCAAATGGATTTCTACGTCCGTGTTTTTGTCAGAGTCTACAC TTCGGCGAGTGCAATGAAGAACACTCCACTAAAGCTCTCATACGTCTATCAATGCATTGGTTGTGATTCTTTTCATCTTCAATCCGTTGGAAGATCTCTCCCTAAG AATAACAGTGTGAGGTATCAAGCAGGAGTTGGTCCTGTAGTCCCTCAGGACTGCACTCACTGTGGGAAGAAGTATAACATGGGTGGACCGATATGGTCAGCACCAATGCATGATCAGGAATGGGTGACTTCGATTCTGAACGGTGTTAAATCCATGAAAGATAAATATCCTGCTTACGACAAGATATGCTCTGTTCTTACCACTATCTCTGAG GAACTGCTAGATGTTCCGCTCTTTTTGAGCCTTCATAGTCTCTCTGGAACGTTAAAGTGCACTTCACCATCAGCTGCTATGTTTAGATCAGCGGTGATGAATGCAAAGTATCGTGTCTCCGGGTCTCATGTGAACCCGTTAGGGATTAAAACTGATGCTCCTATGGAGATTATCTGGGACATCATGCGTTGCTGGGTGAAGAATCATCCTGTGAAAGCGCAATCACCTGAACATCCAGGAAGTGTGATTCTATCTAAAGAACCATCTCTTCAG GCTGATTTTTCGCGGCACGTTGGTTCACTTAGCAAAGCACAGGTGAAGAAAGTAGCAAGGTTTCTACCAAACCCGGAGAAGCATTGGGGTCCAAAGATAAGAGCTGGTCGTCAGATCACAAGCAAGCACGTCTCGCTTATTGGTCATGAAGCAGTTAAGGATCATCTCAATGGCCACAAGGAAGcagaaggagaagaggagaagaaggaagaagatgtCACCGAGGATGAGCCAGACCTGAAACGCCAGAAGACAGGAGAGGATATTGCTTCAACATCATAA
- the LOC108845616 gene encoding uncharacterized protein LOC108845616 translates to MKSLPRRSEIVGVSVSGGKDVKTAIDGKLLKRAEDETLTDHYERGYQVKQKPDALVHSTLELYEDVDFEFPVHFNEEEHTVYVRCRPHLHQFMERVSRVLEIIIFTASQSIYAEQLLNVLDPKRKLFRHRVYRDSCVFFDGNYLKDLSVLGRDFISCYHRRQLPTGIVKNPLSSMPRLLHSLIST, encoded by the coding sequence ATGAAGTCCCTCCCAAGAAGAAGCGAGATCGTTGGTGTGTCAGTTTCTGGAGGAAAAGATGTGAAAACTGCAATTGATGGTAAGCTATTAAAACGCGCTGAGGACGAGACGTTGACAGATCACTATGAAAGAGGTTATCAAGTGAAACAAAAGCCGGATGCACTTGTGCACTCTACTTTGGAACTGTATGAAGATGTGGATTTCGAATTCCCTGTACATTTCAACGAAGAAGAGCATACGGTGTATGTGCGGTGCCGTCCTCACCTGCACCAGTTTATGGAGAGAGTGTCCCGTGTTTTGGAGATCATTATATTTACAGCCAGCCAGAGTATCTACGCCGAGCAGCTTCTGAATGTGCTTGACCCTAAGAGGAAGCTCTTTCGCCATAGAGTGTACCGTGACTCGTGTGTTTTCTTTGACGGTAACTACCTCAAGGATTTGTCTGTCCTTGGGCGTGACTTTATCTCGTGTTATCATCGTCGACAACTCCCCACAGGTATTGTGAAGAATCCTCTAAGCTCTATGCCAAGGCTGTTACATAGTCTCATTagtacataa
- the LOC108847788 gene encoding paired amphipathic helix protein Sin3-like 2, whose product MKRIRDDVYSSGSQFKRPFPSSRGESYVQSPVPGDGGGVNSQKLTTDDALSYLKDVKEMFQDQRDKYDMFLEVMKDFKAQRTDTSGVIARVKELFKGHNNLIFGFNTFLPKGFEITLDEVEEEEEEAPPPKKTVEFEEAISFVNKIKKRFQNDEDVYKSFLEILNMYRKDDKDITEVYNEVSALFEDHLDLLEEFTRFLPESLAAHSAAQLIRSQAQRYHDRGSGPPLVRRMLMEKDRRRERAVASRGDRDQSVDRSDLNDDKAMVKMHREPKKRVDKENRERRSRDLDDGEAEQDNLHHFSEKRKSSRRTSEGFEAYSSPASHSEKNNLKSMYNQAFVFCEKVKERLSSQDDYQTFLKCLNIFSNGIIDRNELQNLVSDLLGKFPDLMDEFNQFFERCENGFQHLAGVMSKKSLISEEHLSRPVKKEEKEREYKRDLDAAKEKERSKDNKYLEKSIQELDLSDCERCTPSYRLLPSDYPIPSVRHRQKLGAAVLNDHWVSVTSGSEDYSFKHMRRNQYEESLFRCEDDRFELDMLLESVGSAAKNAEDLLNNIIEKKISIEGSFRVEDHFTALNIRCIERLYGDHGLDVTDLIRKNPAAALPVILTRLKQKQEEWTKCREDFNAVWADVYAKNHYKSLDHRSFYFKQQDSKNLSAKALVTEIKDLKEKSQEEDDVLLSVAAGHRQPIVPHFEYEYLDRTIHEDLFKLVQFSCEEICSTKEQIDKVLKLWRNFLEMMLGVPPRAKGSNSVEDDVVETKHHGALTSGEVNVSSGSANLTSRQLKFTAYGDENTAAKENCKDGDHPAKKDVATCSAVKPQKDQENGNGADKRSGDVGDRVASGVENNNSKVGSGDSSGARGILSKPGEAIDNTDTIHHTQVRCIGSRTIVTSDGVLPDASKANSNYDGSSNIEKEEGELSPIGDSEDNFVVYEDSGLKSTAKPEHSVEAEGDNDEDEDGDDASEGGEDASGTESIGDECSQDGNGMEEEGDHDEIDGKAESEGEAEGMDSHLIEEEEEDNRLLPLSERVVLSVKPLSKHVAAAALLDERQKDSRVFYGNDDFYVLFRLHRILYERILSPKTYCTGGEVNRRNTKDTTSSPDPYARFMSALFSLLNGSAESSKFEDECRAIIGNQSYVLFTLEKLIYKLVKQLQAVVADDMDNKLLQLYEYEKSRKPGRVIDSVYYENARILLHEENIYRLECSSSPPHLSIQLMDNIIEKPEACAVSMDPTFANYLQKEFLSNSSGKKVVPQSIVLKRNMRGYSGLDDLAVACKAMENVEVINGLECKMSCSSYKISYVLDTEDFFHRKIKKKKKKSENSSHDNSSSQQRKLYRIERFHKFLSASR is encoded by the exons ATGAAGCGGATTAGAGATGATGTGTACTCCTCTGGGTCTCAATTCAAACGTCCTTTCCCCTCTTCTCGTGGCGAATC ATATGTGCAATCTCCAGTGCCTGGTGATGGTGGGGGAGTAAACTCTCAGAAGTTGACAACCGATGATGCTTTGTCCTACTTGAAGGATGTCAAGGAGATGTTTCAAGATCAAAGGGACAAATATGATATGTTTCTTGAGGTTATGAAAGACTTCAAGGCACAAAG GACCGATACGTCTGGTGTGATTGCACGAGTCAAGGAGTTGTTTAAAGGGCATAACAATTTGATTTTCGGGTTTAACACCTTTCTGCCTAAGGGATTTGAAATAACGCTtgatgaagttgaagaagaagaagaagaagctccacCACCTAAGAAGACTGTTGAATTTGAAGAAGCCATCTcttttgttaataaaatcaaG AAACGGTTCCAGAACGATGAAGATGTGTATAAGTCTTTCTTGGAGATCTTAAATATGTATCGGAAGGATGATAAGGACATCACTGAGGTTTACAATGAG GTATCGGCTCTTTTTGAGGACCACCTGGATTTGCTTGAAGAGTTTACTAGGTTTCTGCCAGAGTCTTTGGCGGCTCATTCAGCAGCTCAGTTAATACGGAGTCAGGCCCAACGGTATCATGACCGAGGATCAGGCCCTCCTCTTGTGCGTCGAATGTTAATGGAGAAG GATCGCCGGCGAGAAAGGGCTGTTGCTTCTCGGGGTGACCGTGATCAAAGTGTTGACCGTTCTGACCTTAATGATGATAAAGCAATGGTTAAGATGCACAGAGAGCCGAAGAAACGAGTCGATAAGGAGAATAGAGAAAGGAGAAGCCGTGATTTGGATGATGGAGAAGCAGAGCAAGATAACTTGCACCATTTCTCAGAGAAAAGGAAGTCATCCAGAAGAACCAGTGAGGGCTTTGAAGCGTACTCCAGTCCTGCCTCACATTCTGAGAAAAACAATCTAAAAA GCATGTACAACCAAGCATTTGTGTTTTGTGAGAAAGTCAAGGAGAGATTAAGCAGCCAAGATGATTATCAGACATTCTTGAAGTGTCTCAATATTTTCAGCAATGGAATTATCGACAGGAACGAACTGCAGAATTTG GTCTCTGATCTGCTTGGAAAATTCCCTGATCTCATGGATGAGTTCAATCAGTTCTTTGAGCGTTGTGAGA ATGGTTTCCAGCACCTCGCTGGCGTTATGAGCAAAA AATCACTTATTAGTGAAGAACATTTATCTAGGCCAGTGAAGAAGGAGGAAAAGGAAAGAGAATACAAACGAGACCTTGATGCTGCTAAGGAAAAGGAGCGTTCCAAGGACAACAAGTACTTGGAGAAATCTATTCAAGAGCTTGATCTATCTGATTGCGAGCGTTGCACTCCTAGCTACCGACTCCTCCCATCggat TATCCAATACCTTCGGTGCGCCACAGACAGAAACTAGGGGCTGCTGTTTTAAATGATCACTGGGTTTCTGTCACCTCAGGAAGTGAAGACTACTCTTTTAAGCACATGCGCAGAAACCAATATGAAGAAAGTTTGTTTAGATGTGAAGATGACAG ATTTGAGTTGGATATGCTGTTGGAATCTGTGGGTTCTGCTGCGAAAAACGCAGAAGACTTGTTGAATAATATAATTGAGAAGAAGATAAGTATTGAGGGCTCCTTCCGGGTTGAAGACCACTTCACAG CCCTAAATATAAGGTGCATAGAGAGACTTTATGGTGACCATGGTCTTGACGTAACAGACCTAATACGTAAGAATCCTGCCGCTGCACTTCCTGTAATTCTTACTCGTTTGAAGCAGAAACAAGAAGAGTGGACAAAGTGCCGTGAAGATTTTAATGCGGTCTGGGCGGATGTGTATGCCAAAAATCATTACAAGTCACTTGATCACCGCAGCTTCTATTTTAAGCAGCAAGATTCTAAGAACTTGAGTGCAAAAG CGCTGGTGACTGAAATCAAGGACCTGAAAGAGAAGTCtcaggaagaagatgatgttcttcTGTCTGTAGCCGCTGGTCACAGACAACCCATAGTTCCTCACTTCGAGTATGAATATTTGGACAGGACTATTCATGAAGATCTATTTAAACTAGTCCAATTTTCGTGTGAGGAGATATGTTCTACAAAGGAGCAGATCGATAAAGTTCTGAAGCTCTGGAGAAATTTCCTGGAGATGATGCTTGGTGTTCCACCCAGGGCCAAGGGGTCAAATTCTGTTGAAGATGATGTTGTAGAAACCAAGCATCACGGTGCATTGACGAGTGGGGAGGTGAATGTGAGCTCTGGCTCGGCAAATTTGACTTCGAGGCAACTAAAGTTCACTGCCTATGGAGATGAGAATACTGCAGCGAAAGAAAACTGTAAGGATGGTGATCATCCGGCTAAGAAAGATGTTGCCACCTGTTCTGCTGTAAAACCCCAGAAAGATCAAGAAAATGGAAATGGAGCTGATAAACGATCTGGAGATGTTGGTGATAGAGTAGCCAGTGGGGTAGAAAACAATAATAGTAAAGTAGGGAGTGGAGATTCGTCAG GTGCACGTGGCATTTTATCCAAACCAGGTGAAGCTATAGATAACACTGATACCATTCATCATACTCAG GTACGTTGTATTGGCAGTAGAACTATAGTTACATCAGATGGAGTGCTGCCAGATGCTTCTAAAGCCAACAGTAATTATGATGGTTCATCCAATATTGAGAAGGAGGAAGGTGAATTATCACCTATTGGTGATTCTGAAGACAACTTTGTTGTTTATGAAGATAGTGGTTTGAAGTCTACTGCCAAGCCAGAACATTCCGTTGAAGCTGAAGGAGATAATGATGAAGATGAGGATGGTGATGATGCTTCAGAAGGTGGGGAGGACGCGTCCGGAACTGAATCTATTGGTGACGAATGTTCACAAGACGGTAATGGTATGGAGGAAGAAGGTGATCATGATGAGATTGATGGTAAAGCTGAGAGTGAAGGAGAGGCAGAGGGAATGGATTCTCATcttatagaagaagaagaagaagacaatcGGTTGCTTCCATTGTCAGAACGTGTTGTGTTATCCGTTAAGCCTCTTTCAAAGCATGTAGCTGCAGCTGCGTTGCTTGATGAGAGACAAAAAGATTCCAGAGTGTTCTACGGCAATGACGACTTTTATGTTCTTTTCAGGCTTCATCGA ATCCTGTACGAGAGAATTTTGTCTCCAAAAACATATTGCACAGGCGGTGAAGTGAATCGAAGAAACACGAAAGATACTACTAGTTCACCAGATCCTTATGCAAG GTTTATGAGTGCTCTGTTTAGTCTGCTTAATGGCTCAGCTGAAAGCTCCAAGTTTGAGGATGAATGTCGAGCTATTATTGGAAACCAATCGTATGTTCTATTCACGTTGGAAAAACTGATATACAAACTAGTTAAACAG CTTCAAGCTGTTGTAGCAGACGATATGGATAATAAGCTTCTTCAGTTGTATGAGTATGAGAAGTCTAGGAAACCTGGGAGGGTCATTGACTCGGTGTATTATGAAAACGCCAGGATCCTCCTTCACGAGGAAAATATCTATCGGTTGGAATGT TCGTCCTCTCCACCTCATTTGTCAATCCAGCTTATGGATAATATAATCGAAAAGCCTGAGGCTTGTGCAGTTTCCATGGATCCCACGTTTGCAAATTATCTGCAAAAAGAGTTTCTTTCCAACTCATCAGGGAAAAAAGTAGTGCCGCAGTCCATTGTGTTAAAAAG GAACATGCGTGGATACTCTGGTCTAGATGATCTTGCAGTAGCCTGCAAGGCAATGGAAAATGTAGAAGTAATTAATGGCCTCGAGTGCAAGATGTCTTGCTCTTCCTACAAG ATTTCGTATGTTTTGGACACGGAGGATTTCTTCCACAggaagataaagaagaagaagaagaagagcgagAACTCGTCACATGACAACTCATCATCCCAGCAACGCAAGTTGTATAGAATAGAAAGATTCCACAAGTTTCTCTCAGCTTCAAGATGA